The following DNA comes from Cryobacterium psychrophilum.
GTTGGCGTAGAACTCGTCAGAGTCACGTCCGGCGCGCTCGCGGAAGTAAACGGTGGCGTCGTGGCCCGCTGCCCCGTTCGGTTCGAGCACGAGTACCGCGCCGGGCTCGGCGTCGCTGCCCCAACCGGTGAGGTGCGCGAAGGCCGAGTGCGCACGAAACGCGTAGTCGGTGTCGTTGGAGCGCTGCTTGAGGCGACCGGCGGGAACGATGAGTCGCTGCCCGGGGTACTGCGCCGAGAGACGGTCACGACGAGCGGCGGCGTAGGCGGCCTGCTCGCGTGCAGGGGGGAGAACTTCGGTTCGCTCGGCCCAGCCGGATGAGATGAATGCCTTGAAACCCTCTGAACCCGGTGTCGTGGACCGGTTCTCGTTCGAGCGAGTGGGCGGGGTGATCGCGGTTGCGGTGGTATCAGCCATACGCCCCATTGTCGCACTGTCACCTGACCCCTGCGCGGGAGCGGGCCGCTGGCTTACTGGCTGGTGAACGTGGCGACGATGGGCCGGTGGTCGCTGCCCGCGGAATCGAGCGATGTGATCACGTGCATGTTGGTGACGGTCCAGTTCGAGCTCGTCAGCACGTGATCGATCGGGCTGCCGAGGAGCGCAGGAATCTTTGTCGTCCAGGTGCCGATGGCGGCCGAACCGGAGGACAACGCCGCGTCGTGGCAGTTTCCGAGCACGGCCCCGTCTTCAGACCCGCGCCCGCTCATGTGGTCAATGGTGGCGTTGAAATCGCCGGCCATGATGATGTTGTCGTTCTGGCACTGGTCCGCGAGCCAGTCGAGATCGGACCGCCAGTTGGACATCTCGAATTCGATCGGTGCCACGGCGTGCACCGCCACGATCGTCGGGCCGACGCCATTGACGGGGGTTGCCACGACGGTGGGGAGCACGTTCGTATTGCCCGGAGGGCCGGAGCCTGCCTCGTTGGTCACGGTGTAATCGCCGAGGTCGGGACTGATCAGCAGCGTCGTGGACCGCGCCTTCGAGATCTCGTCAAAGGCGAGCGTGTGCACCCACATCGGCCGCCCGCCGGAACGCATGGCCTCGGCGACGGCGATGCCGGCCTCTTGCGTCGTCTCCGGCAGTGTGATGACACTGGCGTTCTGTTCGAGAGCGAGTTTCGCGATCGCCGCAGCGCCGGGTGCGTCGCCGAGGGTGTTCCAGCT
Coding sequences within:
- a CDS encoding endonuclease/exonuclease/phosphatase family protein, encoding MFTRIVRSLVAVAAAATLLVFAWPQAFGLQNTWVIAHAVSLRGLAVVGAGFLVLLFLLLSRFRPWRRTMTVFIVLTLLFGVANVGILASRGLGEEAAAQATPASDSVTVLSWNTLGDAPGAAAIAKLALEQNASVITLPETTQEAGIAVAEAMRSGGRPMWVHTLAFDEISKARSTTLLISPDLGDYTVTNEAGSGPPGNTNVLPTVVATPVNGVGPTIVAVHAVAPIEFEMSNWRSDLDWLADQCQNDNIIMAGDFNATIDHMSGRGSEDGAVLGNCHDAALSSGSAAIGTWTTKIPALLGSPIDHVLTSSNWTVTNMHVITSLDSAGSDHRPIVATFTSQ